A window of Polypterus senegalus isolate Bchr_013 chromosome 14, ASM1683550v1, whole genome shotgun sequence contains these coding sequences:
- the LOC120514812 gene encoding histone H1-like, which produces MAETAPAAPAPAKAPKKKPSSKPKKTGPSVSDLIVKAVSASKERHGLSLAGLKKALAAGGYDVEKNNARVKLSVKGLVSKGSLVQTKGTGAAGSFKINKKQAEAKEKATKKKATPKKKPAAKKPAAAKKVKKPVAKKPAAAKKTAKKPAAAKKAAKSPKKVKPAAKPKKAAKSPKKARASKPKAAKPKAVKKAAPKKK; this is translated from the coding sequence ATGGCAGAAACCGCTCCAGCAGCTCCCGCGCCGGCTAAAGCGCCAAAGAAGAAACCGAGCTCGAAGCCTAAGAAGACCGGCCCTAGTGTGTCCGATTTGATCGTGAAGGCTGTGTCGGCTTCAAAGGAGCGTCATGGACTATCTTTGGCTGGGCTCAAGAAGGCTCTTGCAGCTGGTGGCTACGATGTGGAGAAAAACAACGCCCGCGTAAAACTGTCTGTAAAAGGTCTTGTGAGCAAAGGCTCTCTCGTGCAGACAAAAGGCACCGGCGCGGCTGGATCTTTTAAAATCAACAAGAAGCAAGCAGAAGCCAAGGAGAAAGCCACGAAGAAAAAGGCGACTCCAAAGAAAAAGCCAGCTGCGAAAAAGCCGGCTGCCGCCAAGAAAGTGAAAAAGCCAGTAGCTAAGAAACCCGCAGCAGCCAAGAAGACCGCTAAGAAGCCTGCCGCAGCCAAGAAAGCCGCCAAGAGTCCCAAGAAAGTGAAGCCCGCCGCAAAGCCTAAAAAGGCAGCAAAGAGTCCTAAGAAGGCCAGAGCATCAAAGCCTAAAGCGGCCAAGCCAAAAGCAGTGAAGAAGGCTGCACCGAAAAAGAAGTGA
- the LOC120515170 gene encoding uncharacterized protein LOC120515170: MARTKQTARKSTGGKAPRKQLATKAARKSAPATGGVKKPHRYRPGTVALREIRRYQKSTELLIRKLPFQRLVREIAQDFKTDLRFQSSAVMALQESSEAYLVGLFEDTNLCAIHAKRVTIMPKDIQLARRIRGERAFMPEPKAAPAPKKGSKKTVSKSQTKGGKKRRKTRKESYSIYVYKVLKQVHPDTGISSKAMGIMNSFVNDIFERIAVSKMARTKQTARKSTGGKAPRKQLATKAARKSAPATGGVKKPHRYRPGTVALREIRRYQKSTELLIRKLPFQRLVREIAQDFKTDLRFQSSAVMALQESSEAYLVGLFEDTNLCAIHAKRVTIMPKDIQLARRIRGERA; the protein is encoded by the exons GCTCGTAAGAGCGCTCCTGCTACTGGTGGGGTAAAGAAGCCTCACCGTTACAGACCCGGCACGGTAGCTCTGCGAGAGATCCGTCGCTACCAGAAATCTACTGAGCTGCTTATTCGTAAGTTGCCTTTCCAGAGACTCGTAAGAGAAATCGCCCAGGATTTCAAGACCGATCTCCGTTTCCAGAGCTCTGCTGTCATGGCTTTGCAGGAGTCCAGTGAGGCTTACTTGGTCGGCCTGTTTGAAGACACCAACCTGTGTGCCATCCACGCGAAGAGAGTGACCATTATGCCCAAGGACATCCAGCTGGCTCGCCGTATTCGTGGGGAGCGCGCCT TTATGCCTGAGCCAAAAGCTGCGCCTGCTCCCAAGAAGGGATCGAAGAAAACCGTTTCTAAAAGTCAAACGAAGGGTGGAAAGAAACGCAGAAAGACTAGGAAGGAAAGCTATTCCATCTACGTGTACAAGGTACTCAAGCAAGTTCACCCCGATACGGGCATTTCTTCGAAGGCGATGGGCATCATGAACTCGTTTGTAAATGATATTTTTGAGCGCATCGCCG TCAGTAAAATGGCAAGAACGAAGCAGACAGCTCGTAAATCTACTGGTGGCAAAGCTCCGCGTAAACAGCTTGCCACGAAAGCAGCTCGTAAGAGCGCTCCTGCTACTGGTGGGGTAAAGAAGCCTCACCGTTACAGACCCGGCACGGTAGCTCTGCGAGAGATCCGTCGCTACCAGAAATCTACTGAGCTGCTTATTCGTAAGTTGCCTTTCCAGAGACTCGTAAGAGAAATCGCCCAGGATTTCAAGACCGATCTCCGTTTCCAGAGCTCTGCTGTCATGGCTTTGCAGGAGTCCAGTGAGGCTTACTTGGTCGGCCTGTTTGAAGACACCAACCTGTGTGCCATCCACGCGAAGAGAGTGACCATTATGCCCAAGGACATCCAGCTGGCTCGCCGTATTCGTGGGGAGCGCGCCTAA
- the LOC120514478 gene encoding histone H1-like yields MAETAPAAPAPAKAPKKKPSSKPKKTGPSVSDLIVKAVSASKERHGLSLAGLKKALAAGGYDVEKNNARVKLSVKGLVSKGSLVQTKGTGAAGSFKINKKQAEAKEKATKKKATPKKKPAAKKPAAAKKVKKPVAKKPAAAKKTAKKPAAAKKAAKSPKKVKPAAKPKKAAKSPKKARASKPKAAKPKAVKKDAPKK; encoded by the coding sequence ATGGCAGAAACCGCTCCAGCAGCTCCCGCGCCGGCTAAAGCGCCAAAGAAGAAACCGAGCTCGAAGCCTAAGAAGACCGGCCCTAGTGTGTCCGATTTGATCGTGAAGGCTGTGTCGGCTTCAAAGGAGCGTCATGGACTATCTTTGGCTGGGCTCAAGAAGGCTCTTGCAGCTGGTGGCTACGATGTGGAGAAAAACAACGCCCGCGTAAAACTGTCTGTAAAAGGTCTTGTGAGCAAAGGCTCTCTCGTGCAGACAAAAGGCACCGGCGCGGCTGGATCTTTTAAAATCAACAAGAAGCAAGCGGAAGCCAAGGAGAAAGCCACGAAGAAAAAGGCGACTCCAAAGAAAAAGCCAGCTGCGAAAAAGCCGGCTGCCGCCAAGAAAGTGAAAAAGCCAGTAGCTAAGAAACCCGCAGCAGCCAAGAAGACCGCTAAGAAGCCTGCCGCAGCCAAGAAAGCCGCCAAGAGTCCCAAGAAAGTGAAGCCCGCCGCAAAGCCTAAAAAGGCAGCAAAGAGTCCTAAGAAGGCCAGAGCTTCTAAGCCTAAAGCGGCCAAGCCAAAAGCAGTGAAGAAGGATGCACCGAAAAAGTGA
- the LOC120514480 gene encoding histone H2B 8-like, whose protein sequence is MPEPKAAPAPKKGSKKTVSKSQTKGGKKRRKTRKESYSIYVYKVLKQVHPDTGISSKAMGIMNSFVNDIFERIAGESSRLAHYNKRSTISSREIQTAVRLLLPGELAKHAVSEGTKAVTKYTSSK, encoded by the coding sequence ATGCCTGAGCCAAAAGCTGCGCCTGCTCCCAAGAAGGGATCGAAGAAAACCGTTTCTAAAAGTCAAACGAAGGGTGGAAAGAAACGCAGAAAGACTAGGAAGGAAAGCTATTCCATCTACGTGTACAAGGTACTCAAGCAAGTTCACCCCGATACGGGCATTTCTTCGAAGGCGATGGGCATCATGAACTCGTTTGTAAATGATATTTTTGAGCGCATCGCCGGTGAGTCTTCTCGTCTTGCTCATTACAACAAGCGTTCAACCATCTCTTCCCGGGAGATTCAGACTGCCGTGAGGCTCCTACTACCAGGAGAGCTTGCTAAGCACGCCGTGTCCGAGGGCACTAAGGCAGTTACCAAGTACACTAGCTCTAAGTAA
- the LOC120514479 gene encoding histone H2A-like, whose amino-acid sequence MSGRGKTGGKARAKAKTRSSRAGLQFPVGRVHRLLRKGNYAERVGAGAPVYLAAVLEYLTAEILELAGNAARDNKKTRIIPRHLQLAVRNDEELNKLLGGVTIAQGGVLPNIQAVLLPKKTEKPAKSK is encoded by the coding sequence ATGTCTGGAAGAGGCAAGACCGGTGGTAAGGCACGCGCCAAGGCTAAGACTCGTTCTTCTCGAGCTGGTCTGCAGTTCCCTGTTGGTCGTGTTCATAGGCTTTTGAGAAAAGGCAACTATGCTGAGCGAGTGGGCGCTGGTGCCCCGGTATACCTGGCAGCTGTGCTCGAGTACTTGACCGCTGAAATTCTCGAGTTAGCCGGAAATGCCGCCCGTGATAATAAGAAAACCAGAATCATTCCTCGTCATCTGCAGTTGGCTGTCCGTAATGACGAAGAACTGAATAAGTTATTGGGTGGTGTGACTATCGCTCAAGGTGGTGTGCTGCCGAACATTCAGGCTGTGCTTCTGCCCAAGAAAACCGAAAAACCAGCGAAGAGCAAGTAA